One window of the Deltaproteobacteria bacterium genome contains the following:
- a CDS encoding transposase, with protein MSQRPLHYRDRNQNRPGRAEDIYDLYDLRGECENRIKEFKRDLSCDRLSCHSCQANAFRLQLHALAYQ; from the coding sequence ATCTCTCAACGTCCTCTACACTATCGGGATCGCAACCAAAATCGCCCCGGTCGCGCCGAAGACATCTATGATCTCTATGACCTACGGGGCGAGTGCGAAAATCGCATTAAAGAATTCAAGCGCGATCTCAGCTGTGACCGGTTATCTTGCCACAGTTGTCAGGCCAACGCTTTTCGACTTCAGCTCCACGCTCTGGCTTACCAGTGA
- a CDS encoding amidase — protein sequence MRNWQGLEERRMGKRFMKRQSQTARCALAAVISIAAVMTMHSKTFSQAEIQLETATIKELGEALGSGALTSETLLKLYLARIAAYDKKGPNLNSILVLNPKAMEIARRLDEERKAKGPRGPLHGIPVVVKDTFDTFDMPTTGGFIGLAKSIPPRDSSAVKKLRDAGAIILAKTNLSDWFGERKNPLAWSTIAGQVLNPYDPTRVPGYSSAGTGAALAAYFAAAGLGSDTGGSVLIPAADSSLVGLLPTPGLMSRAGMIGSSFTQERGGPMGRSVYDVALLLNHLVGYDSDDMITARSLGKLPAQPYTSFLDANGLKGARIGILRDMYFDGPQHQDGLKLAQTAIDQMRRAGAIVVDRITTGINIHAAIDNASLSNFERYEYYNHYLARLGPNAPVRSVEEMIEKAPDTISRNVRNSLQIGPIDRNPSYLAARANQDMLLEIITGLIDRYKLDALVFPYKTVIAPKVGEDRPAGSVNRLASYAALPSLLVPAGFTSEGLPISMQFLGKQFSEPTLIKLGYAYEQISKNRKTPKTTPALEGEVIKK from the coding sequence ATGAGGAATTGGCAAGGATTGGAAGAACGCCGAATGGGGAAAAGATTCATGAAACGCCAAAGTCAAACCGCACGTTGCGCTCTGGCGGCTGTCATAAGCATAGCCGCAGTCATGACAATGCACAGCAAGACGTTCTCGCAGGCTGAAATCCAACTCGAGACCGCGACGATCAAGGAACTGGGCGAGGCGCTGGGTTCGGGCGCTCTCACGTCAGAAACTCTACTCAAGCTCTACCTTGCCAGGATCGCTGCCTACGACAAGAAGGGCCCGAACCTGAATTCGATCCTCGTGCTCAATCCGAAGGCGATGGAAATTGCCCGCAGACTCGACGAAGAGCGCAAGGCCAAAGGTCCACGCGGTCCGCTGCACGGCATCCCGGTCGTCGTGAAGGATACCTTCGATACGTTCGACATGCCCACGACCGGTGGATTCATTGGCCTGGCGAAGTCGATCCCGCCACGCGATTCATCCGCTGTGAAAAAACTGCGAGACGCCGGGGCGATCATCCTTGCCAAAACCAATTTGAGCGACTGGTTCGGTGAACGGAAAAACCCGCTCGCCTGGAGCACAATCGCCGGGCAGGTGCTGAACCCCTACGATCCGACACGAGTGCCAGGCTATTCGAGCGCCGGAACGGGCGCTGCCCTCGCGGCCTATTTCGCCGCAGCGGGCCTCGGCAGCGACACCGGCGGCTCGGTGCTCATTCCAGCCGCAGATTCATCGCTCGTGGGCCTGCTGCCTACACCGGGCCTGATGAGCCGAGCGGGGATGATCGGCAGTTCCTTCACCCAGGAACGCGGCGGCCCGATGGGCCGTTCGGTCTACGACGTCGCGCTGCTGCTCAATCATCTGGTCGGCTACGACTCCGATGACATGATCACCGCGCGCAGCCTTGGCAAGCTTCCGGCCCAGCCCTATACGAGCTTCCTCGACGCCAACGGGCTGAAGGGCGCGCGCATCGGTATCCTGAGGGACATGTATTTCGACGGACCCCAGCATCAGGACGGATTGAAGCTGGCCCAGACCGCTATCGACCAGATGCGCCGGGCAGGCGCCATCGTGGTCGACCGCATCACCACCGGGATTAACATTCACGCTGCCATCGACAACGCTTCGCTCTCCAACTTCGAGCGCTACGAATATTACAATCACTACCTCGCTCGTCTCGGCCCGAACGCACCGGTCCGCAGCGTCGAGGAAATGATCGAGAAAGCGCCCGACACCATAAGCCGGAACGTCAGGAACTCGCTGCAGATAGGGCCAATCGACCGTAACCCGAGCTACCTGGCGGCGCGCGCCAATCAGGACATGCTGCTGGAAATCATCACCGGCCTGATCGACCGCTACAAACTCGACGCTCTCGTATTTCCCTACAAGACCGTTATCGCCCCTAAGGTCGGGGAGGATCGCCCCGCGGGCAGCGTGAACCGATTGGCATCCTACGCGGCGCTGCCCTCGCTTCTGGTTCCCGCCGGGTTCACGTCCGAAGGACTTCCGATTTCGATGCAGTTCCTCGGCAAGCAATTCTCGGAGCCGACCTTGATCAAGCTTGGCTACGCCTACGAACAGATCTCAAAGAACCGCAAGACGCCGAAGACTACGCCTGCGCTGGAAGGCGAAGTTATCAAGAAGTAG